The following DNA comes from Hordeum vulgare subsp. vulgare chromosome 3H, MorexV3_pseudomolecules_assembly, whole genome shotgun sequence.
CTGGACAAGCTCTTCTCCGTCAGCCACGTCAAGAACGGCGGCGACCAACAGGTAGTGTCAGTACTACCACCACCGAGTGTACGTTGTTCTGCTCTAGTCTAGAATGCGAGCGAGGTGCATGCTTGCATCCATGCATGGTGTCGAACGATCACGAGCTAGCTCGCATGCATCGCCATTGATCGTGCCATGCGTCCAGCGGGTGGCCTCACCGTGGCTAAGGGCTGCATGCAGGTTCCCATCGCGAGCCTGGTGGGGAAGACGGTGGGGCTCTACTTCTCGGCGGACGGGTGCGAGCCGTGCGTCAAGTTCACCGAGAGGCTGGCCGCCATCTACGGCAATCTAAAACGCAGGTCGGCGGAGTTCGAGGTGGTGTACATCCCCATGGACAAGGAGGAGGGCGGGTACGAGCGGTCGCGCGGCGACATGCCGTGGCCGGCGCTGCCCTACGACGGCGGCGAAGGCGCGCCGTCGCGGGAGCTCGCCAGGTACTTCGACGTGCGGGAGATCCCGACGCTGGTGGTGATCGGGCCCGACGGCAAGACGGTGACGAGGGAGGGCAGGAACCTGGTGAACCTCTACTTCGACATGGCGTTCCCGTTCACCGAGGAGCAGGTGCGGCGGCTGCAGGAGCTGGAGGACGAGCGGGCCAAGGGGTACTCGCCGTCGCTGCGCCACGCCGGGCACCGGCACGAGCTGAGCGTCGTGTCGGAGAAGTCGGGCGGAGGGCCGTACGTGTGCTGCGAGTGCGACGAGCAGGGGTTCGGCTGGGCGTACC
Coding sequences within:
- the LOC123440362 gene encoding probable nucleoredoxin 2 isoform X2, whose protein sequence is MEEAQESGGGIRSALPLGSLISPSGNEVELPELEGKTIGLYFAANWYPKCEAFTPALAAAYRQLRGRGAGFEVVFVSCDEDRPSFERFHRAMPWPAVPFGDIPCKKSLSDMFQVEGIPRLVVLAPDGAEVVCSDAVELVHRYGDPAFPFTPARVAELEAAERSKFASQTLDKLFSVSHVKNGGDQQVPIASLVGKTVGLYFSADGCEPCVKFTERLAAIYGNLKRRSAEFEVVYIPMDKEEGGYERSRGDMPWPALPYDGGEGAPSRELARYFDVREIPTLVVIGPDGKTVTREGRNLVNLYFDMAFPFTEEQVRRLQELEDERAKGYSPSLRHAGHRHELSVVSEKSGGGPYVCCECDEQGFGWAYQCIACGYEIHLRCGRDGEDGGAVGAEQ
- the LOC123440362 gene encoding probable nucleoredoxin 2 isoform X1; amino-acid sequence: MEEAQESGGGIRSALPLGSLISPSGNEVELPELEGKTIGLYFAANWYPKCEAFTPALAAAYRQLRGRGAGFEVVFVSCDEDRPSFERFHRAMPWPAVPFGDIPCKKSLSDMFQVEGIPRLVVLAPDGAEVVCSDAVELVHRYGDPAFPFTPARVAELEAAERSKFASQTLDKLFSVSHVKNGGDQQVVSVLPPPSVPIASLVGKTVGLYFSADGCEPCVKFTERLAAIYGNLKRRSAEFEVVYIPMDKEEGGYERSRGDMPWPALPYDGGEGAPSRELARYFDVREIPTLVVIGPDGKTVTREGRNLVNLYFDMAFPFTEEQVRRLQELEDERAKGYSPSLRHAGHRHELSVVSEKSGGGPYVCCECDEQGFGWAYQCIACGYEIHLRCGRDGEDGGAVGAEQ